In Arachis hypogaea cultivar Tifrunner chromosome 2, arahy.Tifrunner.gnm2.J5K5, whole genome shotgun sequence, a genomic segment contains:
- the LOC112721459 gene encoding uncharacterized protein, whose amino-acid sequence MEVYQQIAEKGILSKPRPLKDRTGENKSLYCDYHKGYGHQTQDCFDLRDALEQAIRDGKLSEFSHLIREPRRRHRDLDDEGRTRSTKRRQEPEDKDHGLTVINVVTAKNVAPRSRSAHKKDAKILAVSSTPMRSSKKPPSISFGPEDQWFNEAPENPPMLITARVGTGLVKRILVDTGTDSNIMFRNVFDALGLKDADLSTHQHGVIGLGVHFLKPDGIKSLPISVGHVQGRRSAMAEFVVLQYSTAYNIILGRKMINDIEAIINTNY is encoded by the coding sequence ATGGAAGTCTACCAGCAAATAGCCGAGAAAGGGATCttgtcgaagccccgaccactcaAGGACCGCACGGGGGAAAACAAGAGCCTCTACTGTGACTACCACAAGGGCTATGGACACCAAACACAAGACTGCTTTGACCTGAGGGATGCATTAGAGCAAGCCATAAGGGACGGTAAACTCTCAGAATTCTCCCATCTTATAAGAGAGCCGAGGAGGCGACATCGGGACTTGGACGATGAAGGAAGGACCCGGTCGACAAAGCGACGACAAGAGCCAGAAGACAAAGACCACGGTCTCACCGTGATAAATGTGGTAACCGCCAAAAACGTGGCACCAAGGTCGAGGTCGGCACACAAGAAAGACGCCAAGATCCTAGCGGTCTCCTCCACGCCGATGCGAAGCTCGAAGAAGCCCCCATCTATCTCCTTCGGCCCGGAAGATCAGTGGTTCAACGAGGCCCCTGAAAATCCACCCATGCTCATTACGGCCAGGGTTGGGACAGGTCTCGTAAAACGGATCCTTGTTGACACGGGGAcagactcgaacatcatgttccgcaacgtgttcGACGCTCTGGGATTAAAGGACGCCGACTTGTCGACTCACCAGCACGGGGTCATCGGACTAGGCGTCCACTTCCTCAAGCCAGATGGAATAAAATCCCTGCCGATATCCGTTGGACACGTCCAAGGCCGAAGATCGGCGATGGCTGAGTTCGTGGTCCTCCAATATTCTACGGCCTATAACATCATTTTGGGGAGGAAGATGATTAACGATATTGAGGCAATAATCAACACAAACTACTAG
- the LOC140176549 gene encoding uncharacterized protein, which translates to MADFLVEVTGEPTEETGTLWRLHVDGASNQTSGGAGIILESPAGVVYEQSIKFEFPVSNNQAEYEALIGGLILATEVEATRLEVCSDSHVVTSQVNGSYQARDSLLQKYLEKVKDLSQKFEEVTIHHVPRERNTRADLLSKLASTKPGEGN; encoded by the coding sequence ATGGCGGATTTCCTGGTAGAAGTGACGGGAGAACCAACCGAAGAAACGGGCACACTGTGGAGGCTCCATGTGGACGGGGCCTCCAACCAGACGTCCGGGGGCGCCGGGATCATCCTAGAGAGCCCGGCCGGGGTCGTGTACGAGCAGTCGATCAAGTTTGAGTTCCCCGTttcaaacaaccaagcggaatacgAAGCCCTCATAGGAGGCCTAATCCTAGCGACGGAGGTCGAAGCAACAAGGTTGGAAGTATGCAGCGATTCGCATGTCGTCACCTCCCAAGTAaacgggagctaccaagccagggACTCACTACTACAAAAGTACCTGGAGAAAGTCAAGGATTTGAGCCAAAAGTTCGAGGAAGTCACGATCCACCACGTTCCAAGAGAAAGGAAtacacgggcagacctcctatcGAAATTGGCTAGCACAAAACCAGGAGAAGGCAACTGA